The window gtagaactaaatatctttctcttattctctcacagatggtgagaacgcgctctaatgagattccagaccagggaagagctactccccatattgttagaggccgaggcagaggctgaTGGAGGGATTCAGCCCGTGGTAGGGGAAGAGGACGTCCCAAGATTATTCTAGTTATGccaccagtgggtccagcagaggatcccattattgagaaACAAGgagaggtgcctgtggcagagccagctccggtggatttcatgtctgcaccgggattccaggaggtcatgggccatatTCTGCGGTTCATGTacactatgactcaggccggtttatttccggcagacccatcCACATCTCAGGCGAGCGGGGGATCACAAGCCCCTACCGCATAGGCTCATGGGCAGGCAGCTGCTCTATATCAGACCTAGGGTGCACTActcgtgggtggagcccagccagtggcagtagctacacctgagcccagaccagctgcagCCGCCGAGCCGcaaaagctattggatagatgtactagactacatcctcctgtctttgagggtgagcgacatgaggatccccaggactttattgatcggtgcagggacagactacataacatgaggatattggagtctcatggggtagattttgctacttttcagctggagggcagggcccgtaaatggtggaagtcttatcttcttggaagaccagcagattctcctcccatgacttaggACATTTTCACCCGTAttttcttggacaggtatattccaccctctcagagggaagagttgcgctTTCAATTTGAGcaactccagcagggtcagatgtcagtgacggattatgaggcgaggttctctaatttatctcgccatgcacttatgatactccctactgaggcgaaaagagtgcagaggtttgttgcgggtttacatactagcattcaggccactatggcccgaaaggttgagatgggtacttcttatgagctggtCGTGGAGATAGcaccggaggattgagggtgtgcgtcagcagAGCCGAGAGaagtttatgagagataagcAGTTTAGATATTCTAGAGAGTTCAGAGGTACTCCatctgggggtagaggtcagttcatgagagggcagtccagtaggcccccatatccagcaccgccATCTCCTCGGGGTGCTCTAATGCCACCTTATTTtagtgctatgccagagagttcttatcgcccaccagctatttagggttcttccagtgggtattcaggtcaccagggccagactcttagtcagcaACCCAtcacaccgaagagttgttatgagtgcgaaGGTCCCAGTCATATGCGGAGATTCTGCctcaggcttcggggtagaccaatgcagcagggtcagcagcctatgattaccacaccagttgctccaccagccgttcgaccaccaagaggtggaggacaggtgggtaggggccgtcctagaggtgaaGGTCCGCCAGGCAGAGGCCaaccagttggcgctccagctcggttctatgcttttccggccataccagatgcagaggcctcagatgcagtgattacaggtattatttatgtttgtggcagagatgcttctgtattatttgatccaggatctacgtattcatatgtgtcatctctatttgctcaattcttgggtgtttctcgtgagtccttgtgtactcctatttatgtgtccactcttgtgggcgattctattgttgtggatcggatctaccggtcctgcattgttacattatgtggttatgaaaATAGAGCATATCTTCtactgcttgagatgaccgactttgaaatcatcctgggcatggactggttatctccatatcatacCATCCTAGATTTCCATGCCAatactgttaccttggctattccggcattgcctaggctggagtggaagggttcatctgttaGTGCATCTtatagggttatttcttttatgaaggctcaaatATGGTGGAGaaaggttgtttggcttatctagcctatgttcgggatactactatagagactccgactattgattcagtgcttgtagttcgggagttctccgatgtattttcTTTAGATCTTCCacgcatgccaccagatcgtgatattgagtTTTGTATTGACTTGTCTCCagatacccaacctatatctatcccaccgtatcgcatggctccaaaagaatttaaagaattgaaagaataacttaaggatTTACTAggcaaagggttcgtcagaccgagtgtattgccttggggtgcaccggtgttatttgtgaagaagaaggatggaataatgcgaatatgtattgattatcgccaatagaacaaagtcactattaagaacaagtacccgttgccatgtattgatgatctatttgaccagttgcagggtgctagggtgttctctaagatcgacttgaggacggggtaccatcagttgaagattcgagattcggatgttctgaagactgcttttcagactagatatggtcattatgagtttctggtgatgtccttcagtttgactaacgccccggcagcgtttatggatctgatgaacagggtattcaggccatttATTAATTTGTTTGTCattattttcattgatgatattttgatctactcacgcagTAAGtaagagcacgagcagcatatgagggtggtgcttcagacgttgcggaaacaaaagctatatgctaagttctccaaatgtgagttttggctaaattctgtagcatttttggggcatattgtatcgggcgagggcattaaggttgatcccaaaaagattgaggcagttcagaattggcatcgtcctacTTCGGCGACTAAGATCAACAGTTTTCTAGGTTTAGCAGattattatcgtcgattcgtggagggcttttcatctattacagcacctttgaccaaattaacccaaaagggtgctctgttccgatggtccgatgattgtgaggtaagctttcagaagctcaagacagcattgactacagcactagtgttagtgttgccttctggttcggggatgtatacagtgtattgcgatgcttcacgcattggattgggttgtgtattaatgcaggaggggcaagttattgcatatgcttcacgtcagctgaatccccacgagaagaattatccagtgcatgatttggagttagttgtAATTGTTCACGCTtttaaaatttggaggcattatctttatggggtgtcttgtgaggtttacactgaccATCGCAGCatgtagcatttgttcaagcagatggacctaaatttgaggcagcgcatatggctggagttactgaaagattatgatatcactatcatGTATCATCTAGGCAAAGCAAATTtagttgcagatgccttaagtagaaaggcagagagtatgggtagtttggcttttattgcagcagaggagaggccattagctttggatatttaATCCTTGGCTAACCGACTTGTGAgattggacatttcagagcccagtcgagttttTGCATGTGTtatagctcagtcttcactatttgagcagatcaaggctcgccagtttgatgacccacacttattggttcttcaagaaacggtactacgaggtggtgctaaggaggttactataGGCAgagatggtgttctgtgactccaggatcgtctttgtgttcctaatatggatggactgagggaaaagatcctagaggatgcacacagttctcggtactctattcatccaggtgctacgaagatgtattgtgacctgaggcagcattattggtggcgacgaataaAATAGGACATatttgagtatgtagctaggtgtctaaattgccagcaagttaaatatgatcACCAAAGGCCTGGCGGCCTACTTAGCTGATggctataccggagtggaaatgggaatgcattactatagactttgtagttgggttgccgccgaccttgcggaagtttgatgcagtttgggtcattgtcgacaggttgaccaagttggaacactttattccggttgtgactacatatacttcagaaaggttggcccagatttacattcaggagatagttcggttgcacggtgtgccaatttccatcatatcagatagagtccctcagtttacttcacatttatgGAGAGcggtacagagtgaattggggacccatgtagagctcagcatagcctttcatccgcagaccgacgggcactCGGAgcagacaattcagattttggaggatatgatcagggcatatgtgattgactttggatgtcagtgggatcgtttcttgactttggccgagtttgcttataacaacagtaaccaatccagcatcgagatggctctatttgaggttttatatggtcGGCTATGTCGTTCGctcatcggatggtttgagccctctaaggctaagttatatggtactgatttggtgaaggatgccttggaaaaggtaaagttgattcaggagcgacttcgcataacacagtccagacagaagagttacgcagatcagaacgTGATTTATCttttatggtgggtgaaaaagtcctcttgaaggtttcgcctatgaagggaatcatgagatttgggaaaaggggcaagttgagcccaaggtttattggcacATTTGAGGTTTTGAGACgagttgggaaggttgcttacgagcttggtTTGTCTCCAattctatcgggagttcatccggttttccatgtatctatgctccgaaagtatcatgccgacctgtcaCATGTGATAGACTTCAgtacagttcagctagataaaagattgggttatgaagaggagccagttgccattgttgatagacaggttcgccagttgaggtccaagaagatttctgcagtaaaagtccagtggaggggccaactagtcgaggaagcgacttgggaggccgaggaagacatgcggagcagatatccacacttactTAGCAccccaggtacaattctaaactcatttgaggacgaacgtttgtttaagaggtggagaatgtaatgacccaacaagtcattttgacttttagaatctCGTTCCcacatttactgctcaatttatgctttataattATTATGTGACTGACCGTGGTGGTTAGTTCGGGTACGATGAGGTTTTAGAATGggttggaatacttagttccaaagtttaaaacttaagttgaaaggtTAGGTGGATgccgacctatgtgtaaacgaccccgatatagaattttgatgattccaacagctctgtatggtgattttagacttaagtgcgtgttcgtaattttatttagaagtctgtagttaaattaggtttgaaatggctaaaataggaatttaagtttggaagtttgatcgggaactttttgatatcggggtcggaatccagttccgaaaagtttcatagctctgttatgtcttttgtgacttgtgtgcaaaatttgaggtcaatcggacctgatttgataggtttcggtatcgaatgtagaagttggaaattttaagtttcattaagcttgaatttgagtatgattcgtgattttagcattgtttgatgtgatttgaggttttgactaagttcgtatgaggttttaagacttgttggtgtatttggttgaggtcctgatggactcaggtgagtttcggatggctaacggatcaatttttggacttggagttTGCTGAaatctggtgtctggtttccttctacgcgatcgcgtgagaaggttcgcgatcgcatagattTAATTGGGCAGCTGGAaaatttgctctatgcgatcgcgcgGGAaagtacgcgatcgcgtaggttgggcaAGCTGTGCTATGCAAACGCGTGgctaaggtcgcgttcgcgaagaggaacagAGGGAGGAGCTAGGCCAcgcgcttaatgcttcgcgatcgcctGAGAaggtttgcgatcgcataggtttgaTGAgcagtgcttcgcgatcacgtagagttaTGTTTGGGCAATAAAAACTTGTGCTACACGATCGCGTGAGTTGGTCCGTGATCGCagagaagaaatcactgggcagaatgtttacgGTCTCAAAATGGGACTTCGCAGAAtgtttcgtcccattttccattattaccgatttggagctcggattgaggcgatttttgggagatttttagagaaaataacggggtaagtgttcttaactcaatattggttaaattacctgaatccatcactatttttatcatttaattggtgaattaagttggaaaagtttaaaaactctcttggataaatttgaggatttgagggccgaattgttatcggaatttagtaattttggtatgggtagactcgtggttgaatgggcgttcatatttcgtaactttcgccggatttcgagatgtgggaccCACAAGAAATGTTTgagttaattttgaatttttattaaaaaaatatagtattttcttatgaaattgattcctataatttttggtgactgtatcgaattagTTTGGCTAGATCCGAGCCATTTAATAtgggataatcgaggaaaaggcctactagtggattaaattggagcaagtcgaggtaagtctcttgtctaaccttgtaagggggaatttaccccataggtgatttaaattaataatggttgctaattgtgggggctacgtacgcacgaggtgacgagagtccctgcgtagctactatttatgctaaagtccggatagtttaggactcaaatcatgaattacgtgtattaattgtatcctttatttaattaaagtatttgaactatattgtgaattgttaagaaaaatagtaaaagattgaaacctcatatacttgaattttttgtataaattaattaattgttaaaaaaaattgtacaTCATCTTGTATTAatcttataatatatatatcctcgttccggaggtacataagaaaatgtcctcatttcttgtggagcgggccgaacgcctctacagtatagatgcatctatggatcgcgccgttcgtccctcggcagtgtacacgacactctggatcgggtcgtacaacctcgacagaaatcgtgcctaataataataacaactataggataccttgatattttaattgcagcttgtgaagttaaataaataaagtgaaaattattgcatttgaaggaatttaattatttctgctagttaaagaaaattattgtaaattctataaatcatgttgatttaaatatttttatttttattttatttattattattgacccttagtgagtgtcaaagtcgacctctcgttacTACCTcttcaaggttaggcttgatacctactgggtacacgttgtttacgtactcatgctatacttgctgcactttttgtgcaggaattGAGACAGGTGCTATAGTTGGACCTATCGGCGCGCACCCACGTTATCTAGAGACTTGGTGTTGAGctacctttctgagccgttctgcagcaactagtgcatcttctttaaattttattttgtctattttatttcagacagtatttagaatttttatataatctactagatgctcatacacttgtgacactagggcATGGCACACGCTAGTAgaattttggatttaattatttttcttgattattttaatttattagatCTTTTCATATTGTCTTAATTCTTGCAAGTAAGAAGAATTTAATTACTCGATTAATTTTTAAAGAGTTGAATATGtatttaaatcactagttgatttgtCTTGCTgtaatgttgggcgccatcacaacctatagataaaattgggtcgtgacagtataacGACAAgggtatatttggactcataatATAACGAATGATATATTTAAACTGTTTTCGAAAGCACATGGGTATATTTAGAACTTTTCgataaaatcaataacacaaaacaattacaagaaaaaattatttgacaGATATGACTGGATCAAGGGTGATGGGAGCAAGAGAAGGTTCTTGAACAATGGGATTTAAATTATCCACTTTCCCTCCCAATTTAGCCTCAAGAAAAGCCACAACAATCCCTCCAACAGCCTTTCTCATAAGGTCCTTTGGTCCCTTCCCACTCTTTGAAATCAAACTCGCAATTGCAGCAATTTCGTCATCTAACATATCAGTATGTCCATAATTTTTAGCCAGAAAATAACAGCAAGGTGGTTTGCACTCGTTAAAAAACTCCGAATGGTTGACACCGTTTGGTGCGAAGGGTGGGAAGATACACACACGCTGGTTTGACAAGCCGGCGCCGATCACCGCCACAGGTATCGTCTGATCGAAATTGCGAGGAATATATTGAAGAATTTTTGGAGCAGATCGGTTGGACGGAGAAAAACCTGCAAGTAAAGTAACGTAAATTTAGCTCATGTAAATATATATAACCCGGGGTCAAGGTTGGGTGAGTCAATTTGGGCATAACCGAGTTAGCCTATATCTAGACGCTTTGACCAATTTGGGCAGCCAATTTAGAACAAATTAATCAATGAAAATTTATCAAAACCAAAAGAATATATagtacttttttttaattaaaatttgccGGATAAAGGTCTGGCTGTGTAGTATTTCAAAAAAGCGCATCGAGGGGCTACCTTACTTACCTCAAGAAAAAATATAACAAGGTGATACCATCACCCCAAAAAACAGGATAGGAGGTTCATTTGTTACTATAATTTATATGACATAAtttgaataaaaaagaaaaatttctgaaATTCATGCTATTAAGCATGTCATATTATATGTATGACTATGAGATATTTAACACGTATCTATAAACGTTTTTCATTAATGGTAAACgagaaattcaaatttaaattgcTTGCAAATATAAAAATGTGTAATCATTTCTTTTTAAATGGATTAATTATAAGAAAGTATATAGTTACATAAAATGAAACCGAGCGAGTCTATTTTTTGGGTTTAGTTTATATCATGATAAATAAAAGAATAAGCTTGtgttaatttaattttgaaatgaaataaataataaaagagtAAGGAAACAAATTGAAAATGATTTTGAGTTGGACGGTTGAGTTATAATCTAGGATTTTGACCCATTTTAACCTGCCAATCTAGACTTGGACGAGTTATGACCCAACACGTACGCCTATTGATTCAATACATTTACTCGCCCAAATTTAGCTCAATTCGTCCATTTGACATCCTAATTACCTGCAACTGGATCAATTCCTAGAAGTGCTTGAAATTTGATACTGGAGAGGTTGCCATGTCCTAAAGCTAGTGAAAATGCTATTTTACCACCTCTGCTGTGGCCGGAGACGGCGAGCTTGAGTAGATCCGGCAGTACGGATTCGAGGGAAAACTGCAAACGGAATGCAAAATATTCTTAGTCTGAGCACGTTGAAATTATAAAGTTTTGCATCAAAGTGGTGGATTAAGTTAAACTTATACGCAACCAAATAAGTTATTCACAATCACGGGTGAACttcatatatacatacatatataggAAATATTATTGTATTCAATTTCAGATTAATCTTGAAAATAATCCAAGTAGTACGTACAGGGGCGATTTATAAGTTTAAATATGGGGCACGTGAACTCATGATCTCTCCGTAAAATTAGAtatttatgtacatatttttataaattggtATAATATTAACTGTTGGCACACGTGATTTATGAAGGTTGAATGGTGCACTTGATTGATGGTTGAGTTATTTGGCGAGAGGTGTAGGGATCAATTCCTACTAGATacatttttgtttccttttttgttCGTAATGGACCATGTACTAGAAATTCTAGATCCACCTCTGAGTACGTACAAAATGCATCTATATCTAGAGTTCATTTGACCAATATATACTTAAGACAATTAGTTGTGCAAGTTCAATTAAACCGTTTTTTTACTcgatataactatatatataataGATATGAAAAAATAACGGTTTCGTCATATATACATTCATATATAggttcatttattatccacataGTCTGAATTCTGAATTCAGACTCTATCCAACAGACTAACAACTATAAACACAAATGAGTGGGTGGGGtttggggtgggggggggggagtaGGTATAATAAAAATTAGTACCTGAGGAGCAACAATTATATAGCCGTGGGAAGAAATATGTTGAAGGAGAGATTTGTATCAGATAGGCTTTAGCAAGAAGCCATGTAAAAAGAGTAAAACTGGATAAGTTCCTGGTATGATTGGTGAAACAACTAACAATGGAGTTGGGGGtgaaagattatcattatttaatGATCCCTTTTTCACCTTTGTTATTTTCACAGCCAAATCTCCTAATCTAAAAACAGATAATGATCCATTATAATGTGATAGCGGTTTCTCATGAACCTTTTCCATCTTTcgctttctttctttctttctctctctcttattttctatACGTAGATTTTTTGCATGCAGCAAACAACGTTCTGTTCTGTTATTTATAATTGCAATCGTACGCAAGGGCGGAGCTAGAAACCGGATTAATACAgattcggccgaacccagtaaaTTTTACTCAAACAATGTATTTATATTAAAACTTTGTTAAATATGTACAAATCTTAAACCTAAAACCTAATTATTAC is drawn from Nicotiana tabacum cultivar K326 chromosome 22, ASM71507v2, whole genome shotgun sequence and contains these coding sequences:
- the LOC107824543 gene encoding chlorophyllase-1-like, whose protein sequence is MEKVHEKPLSHYNGSLSVFRLGDLAVKITKFSLESVLPDLLKLAVSGHSRGGKIAFSLALGHGNLSSIKFQALLGIDPVAGFSPSNRSAPKILQYIPRNFDQTIPVAVIGAGLSNQRVCIFPPFAPNGVNHSEFFNECKPPCCYFLAKNYGHTDMLDDEIAAIASLISKSGKGPKDLMRKAVGGIVVAFLEAKLGGKVDNLNPIVQEPSLAPITLDPVISVK